The following are encoded together in the Acanthochromis polyacanthus isolate Apoly-LR-REF ecotype Palm Island chromosome 14, KAUST_Apoly_ChrSc, whole genome shotgun sequence genome:
- the LOC127537185 gene encoding E3 ubiquitin/ISG15 ligase TRIM25-like — MAQQRNQTDSEKFSCSICLDLLKDPVTTTCGHSYCMDCIKTHWDREDGTRLYSCPQCRKIFTLRPVLQKSTMLAELVEDLKKTRLQAADLCYAGPEDVSCDVCTGRKMKAVRSCLVCLASYCEIHLQPHYDSPPLKKHQLVEPSKNLQENICSHHGKMMEIFCLTDQQLICYLCTMDEHKGHETVSAAVERKKKQKELEVSRLNIQQRIQDRQKDVELLQQEMKDIKVSADKTVEDSEEMFTHVIRLIQKRGRNVKQQIRSQQKTEESRVKELQEKLEEEIRDLKREDAELKQLSDTPDHSHFFHNYPSVSALTESKPSSNVIIQPLRHFEDVTAAVKELRDQLQDILRDTWTNISLAITEVDVLLSQPEPKTRDELKKLSLVEILTQST, encoded by the exons ATGGCGCAGCAAAGAAATCAGACGGATTCAGAGAAATTCTCTTGTTCCATCTGTCTGGATCTTCTGAAGGATCCGGTGACTACTACCTGTGGACACAGCTACTGCATGGACTGTATTAAAACACACTGGGATAGAGAGGATGGTACCAGACTCTACAGCTGCCCTCAGTGCAGGAAGATTTTCACACTGAGGCCTGTCCTGCAGAAAAGCACCATGTTAGCAGAGTTAGTGGAGGATCTGAAGAAGACCAGACTCCAAGCTGCTGATCTCTGCTATGCTGGACCTGAAGATGTGTCCTGTGACGTCTGCACTGGGAGGAAGATGAAGGCTGTCAGGTCCTGTCTGGTCTGTTTGGCCTCTTATTGTGAAATTCACCTCCAGCCTCACTATGATTCACCTCCATTAAAGAAACACCAGCTGGTGGAGCCCTCCAAGAAcctccaggagaacatctgctccCATCATGGTAAGATGATGGAgattttctgtctcactgaTCAGCAGTTGATCTGTTATCTCTGCACCATGGATGAACATAAAGGACATGAAACCGTCTCAGCAGCAgtagaaaggaagaagaagcagaaggagctggaggtgagtcgactgaacatccagcagagaatccaggaTAGACAGAAAGACGTGGAGCTGCTCCAACAGGAGATGAAGGACATCAAAGTCTCTGCTGATAAAACAGTGGAGGACAGTGAGGAGATGTTCACCCACGTGATCCGTCTCATCCAGAAAAGAGGCCGAAATGTgaagcagcagatcagatcccAGCAGAAGACGGAAGAGAGTCGAGTCAAAGAGCttcaggagaagctggaggaggagatcaGAGATCTGAAGAGGGAAGACgctgagctgaagcagctcTCAGATACACCAGATCACAGCCACTTCTTCCACAACTACCCCTCAGTGTCAGCACTCACTGAGTCCAAACCCTCATCCAACGTCATCATCCAGCCTCTGAGACACTTTGAGGacgtgacagcagctgtgaaagAGCTCAGAGATCAGCTACAGGACATTCTGAGGGACACGTGGACAAACATCTCACTGGCAATCACTGAAGTGGATGTTCTACTGTCACAACCAGAACCAAAGACCAGAGATGAGTT aaaaaaactgtctcTGGTTGAAATCCTAACTCAAAGCACATGA
- the LOC127537184 gene encoding LOW QUALITY PROTEIN: tripartite motif-containing protein 16-like (The sequence of the model RefSeq protein was modified relative to this genomic sequence to represent the inferred CDS: inserted 1 base in 1 codon), translating to MAQQRNQTDSEKFSCSICLDLLKDPVTTTCGHSYCMDCIKTHWDREDGTRIYSCPQCRKXFTPRPVLQKSTMLAELVEDLKKTRLQAADLCYAGPEDVSCDVCTGRKMKAVRSCLVCLASYCEIHLQPHYDSPPLKKHQLVEPSKNLQENICSRHGKMMEIFCLTDQQLICYLCTMDEHKGHETVSAAVERKKKQKELEVSRLNVQQRIQDRQKDVELLQQEMKDIKVSADKTVEDSEEMFTHMIRLIQKRGRDVEQQIRSQQKTEESRVKELQEKLEEEIRDLKRKDAELKQLSDTPDHSHFLHNYPSVSALTKSKPSSNVIIRPLRHFQDVTAAVKELRDQLQDILRDTWTNISLAITEVDVLLPQPEPKTRDEFLKYSREITLDPNTAHRQLLLSEGDRKVTFTKLQDYPDHPDRFTRWSQVLSKESLTGRSYWEVEWRGGVKVAVAYKSICRKGKSDECGFGFNDKSWSLYCGTNSSTFQYNIIQTPVSGPRSSRIGVYLDHRAGILSFYSVSETMTLLHRVQTTFTEPIHAGVWLSGSLFSRFGTAEFL from the exons ATGGCACAGCAAAGAAATCAGACGGATTCAGAGAAATTCTCTTGTTCCATCTGTCTGGATCTCCTGAAGGATCCGGTGACTACTACCTGTGGACACAGCTACTGCATGGACTGTATTAAAACACACTGGGATAGAGAGGATGGTACCAGAATCTACAGCTGCCCTCAGTGCAGGA ATTTCACACCGAGGCCTGTCCTGCAGAAAAGCACCATGTTAGCAGAGTTAGTGGAGGATCTGAAGAAGACCAGACTCCAAGCTGCAGATCTCTGCTATGCTGGACCTGAAGATGTGTCCTGTGACGTCTGCACTGGGAGGAAGATGAAGGCTGTCAGGTCCTGTCTGGTCTGTTTGGCCTCTTATTGTGAAATTCACCTCCAGCCTCACTATGATTCACCTCCATTAAAGAAACACCAGCTGGTGGAGCCCTCCAAGAAcctccaggagaacatctgctctcgTCATGGTAAGATGATGGAgattttctgtctcactgaTCAGCAGTTGATCTGTTATCTCTGCACCATGGATGAACATAAAGGACATGAAACCGTCTCAGCAGCAgtagaaaggaagaagaagcagaaggagcTGGAGGTGAGTCGACTGAACGtccagcagagaatccaggacagacagaaagacgtgGAGCTGCTCCAACAGGAGATGAAGGACATCAAAGTCTCTGCTGATAAAACAGTGGAGGACAGTGAGGAGATGTTCACCCACATGATCCGTCTCATCCAGAAAAGGGGCCGagatgtggagcagcagatcagatcccAGCAGAAGACGGAAGAGAGTCGAGTCAAAGAGCttcaggagaagctggaggaggagatcagagatctgaagaggaaagacgctgagctgaagcagctcTCAGATACACCAGATCACAGCCACTTCCTCCACAACTACCCCTCAGTGTCAGCACTCACTAAGTCCAAACCCTCATCCAATGTCATCATCCGTCCTCTGAGACACTTTCAGGacgtgacagcagctgtgaaagAGCTCAGAGATCAGCTACAGGACATTCTGAGGGACACGTGGACAAACATCTCACTGGCAATCACTGAAGTGGATGTTCTACTGCCACAACCAGAACCAAAGACCAGAGATGAGTTCTTAAAATATTCAAGAGAAATCactctggatccaaacacagcacacagaCAGCTGTTATTATCTgaaggagacagaaaagtaACATTTACCAAACTTCAAGactatcctgatcatccagacagattcaCCAGATGGTCTCAGGTCCTGAGTAAagagagtctgactggacgttcttactgggaggtggagtggagaggaggagTTAAAGTAGCGGTCGCATACAAGAGTATCTGCAGAAAAGGAAAGTCAGATGAATGTGGATTTGGATTCAATGATAAATCTTGGTCTTTATATTGTGGCACCAACAGTTCTACATTTCAGTACAACATCATCCAAACTCCCGTCTCTGGTCCTCGGTCCTCCAGAATTGGAGTCTATCTGGATCACAGAGCAG
- the LOC110945626 gene encoding tripartite motif-containing protein 16-like, whose amino-acid sequence MAQQRNQTDSEKLSCSICLDLLKDPVTTTCGHSYCMDCIKTHWDREDGTRLYNCPQCRKIFTLRPVLQKNVMLAELVEDLKKTRLQAAAADLCYAGPEDVSCDVCTGRKMKAVRSCLVCLASYCEIHLQPHYDSPPLKKHQLVEPSKNLQENICSHHGKMMEIFCLTDQQLICSLCTMYEHKRHETVSAAAERKKKQKELEVSRLNIQQRIQDRQKVVKLLQQEMKDIKVSADKTVEDSEEMFTHVIRLIQKRGRDMEQQIRSQQKTEESRVKELQEKLEQEIRNLERKDAELKQLSDTPDHSHFLHNYPSVSALTESKPSSNVIIRPLRHFQDVTAAVKELRDHLQDILRDTWTNISLAITEVDVLLPQPEPKPQPKTRDEFLKYSREITLDPNTANSWLELSEGNRKVSFMFQPERYPDHPDRFTGCHQVLSKESLTGRCYWEVEWRGGVSAAVAYKSICRKGSSDQCGFGRSDKSWSLRCNAISYTFWYNNTKTPVSGPRSSRIGVYLDHSAGILSFYSVSETMTLLHRVQTTFTEPIHAGVWLSGDRVVFVCTGTTAEFLKLK is encoded by the coding sequence ATGGCGCAGCAAAGAAATCAGACGGATTCAGAGAAACTCTCTTGTTCCATCTGTCTGGATCTCCTGAAGGATCCGGTGACTACTACCTGTGGACACAGCTACTGCATGGACTGTATTAAAACACACTGGGATAGAGAGGATGGTACCAGACTCTACAACTGCCCTCAGTGCAGGAAGATTTTCACACTGAGGCCTGTCCTGCAGAAAAACGTCATGCTAGCAGAGTTAGTGGAGGATCTGAAGAAGACCAgactccaagctgctgctgctgatctctGCTATGCTGGACCTGAAGATGTGTCCTGTGACGTCTGCACTGGGAGGAAGATGAAGGCTGTCAGGTCCTGTCTGGTCTGTTTGGCCTCTTATTGTGAAATTCACCTCCAGCCTCACTATGATTCACCTCCATTAAAGAAACACCAGCTGGTGGAGCCCTCCAAGAAcctccaggagaacatctgctccCATCATGGTAAGATGATGGAgattttctgtctcactgaTCAGCAGTTGATCTGTTCTCTCTGCACAATGTATGAACATAAAAGACATGAAAccgtctcagcagcagcagaaaggaagaagaagcagaaggagctggaggtgagtcgactgaacatccagcagagaatccaggaTAGACAGAAAGTCGTGAAGCTGCTCCAACAGGAGATGAAGGACATCAAAGTCTCTGCTGATAAAACAGTGGAGGACAGTGAGGAGATGTTCACCCACGTGATCCGTCTCATCCAGAAAAGAGGCCGAGATatggagcagcagatcagatcccAGCAGAAGACGGAAGAGAGTCGAGTCAAAGAGCttcaggagaagctggagcaggagatcaGGAATCTGGAGAGGAAAGACGCTGAACTGAAGCAGCTCTCAGATACACCAGATCACAGCCACTTCCTCCACAACTACCCCTCAGTGTCAGCACTCACTGAGTCCAAACCCTCATCCAACGTCATCATCCGTCCTCTGAGACACTTTCAGGacgtgacagcagctgtgaaagAGCTCAGAGATCATCTACAGGACATTCTGAGGGACACGTGGACAAACATCTCACTGGCAATCACTGAAGTGGATGTTCTACTGCCACAACCAGAACCAAAACCACAACCAAAGACCAGAGATGAGTTCTTAAAATATTCAAGAGAAATCactctggatccaaacacagcaaacagttGGCTGGAATTATCTGAGGGGAACAGAAAAGTTTCATTCATGTTTCAACCTGAACgttatcctgatcatccagacagattcaCTGGATGTCATCAGGTCCTGAGTAAagagagtctgactggacgttgttactgggaggtggagtggagaggaggagTTTCTGCAGCGGTGGCATACAAGAGTATCTGCAGAAAAGGAAGCTCAGATCAGTGTGGATTTGGACGAAGTGATAAATCTTGGTCTTTACGTTGTAATGCCATCAGTTATACATTTTGGTACAACAACACTAAAACTCCTGTCTCTGGTCCGCGGTCCTCCAGAATCGGAGTCTATCTGGATCACAGTGCAGGTATTCTGTCTTTCTACAGCGTCTCTGAAACCATGactctcctccacagagtccagaccacattcactgaaccCATACATGCTGGAGTTTGGCTTTCAGGCGATcgagttgtttttgtctgtactGGAACCACTGCAGAATTCTTAAAACTCAAATAG